From a region of the Deltaproteobacteria bacterium genome:
- a CDS encoding murein L,D-transpeptidase, with product MRMIIVVTALQVCTGFQNVSEASAIPSSDRSREAVGRTKMRIENQLAAKGLRWGDGLFLRVFKDEAVIEAWMMKQGGQYELYKSFPICRFSGGLGPKLKTGDGKTPEGFYGLRSGSFNPYSAYHLSLNIGFPNKYDRHHGRTGRFLMIHGDCVSIGCLAMTDNGIEEIYALVEAAVAAGQFEVPLHIFPFRLDRFTLFRYLRFDSFGFWRELRDGYRYFEDHRRPPQIDVRDGRYVILD from the coding sequence ATGTCTCAGAGGCGAGCGCGATTCCATCTTCTGATCGCTCAAGGGAGGCGGTCGGAAGAACGAAGATGCGAATCGAGAATCAATTGGCTGCGAAAGGGCTGAGGTGGGGGGACGGGCTATTTCTCCGTGTATTTAAGGACGAAGCCGTGATCGAGGCATGGATGATGAAGCAGGGAGGACAGTATGAATTGTATAAGTCTTTTCCGATTTGCCGATTTTCTGGTGGTCTAGGGCCGAAGCTTAAAACTGGAGACGGAAAAACTCCGGAGGGATTTTATGGCCTTCGGTCTGGCAGCTTTAATCCGTACAGTGCGTATCATCTGTCTCTGAATATTGGTTTCCCTAACAAGTACGACAGGCACCATGGTCGGACCGGGCGCTTCTTAATGATTCACGGAGACTGTGTTTCAATTGGGTGCCTAGCGATGACAGACAATGGAATAGAAGAAATTTATGCGTTGGTTGAGGCGGCCGTTGCAGCTGGACAGTTCGAAGTGCCGCTGCACATTTTTCCGTTCCGACTAGACCGGTTCACTTTGTTTCGCTACCTGCGATTCGATTCGTTTGGATTTTGGCGTGAACTGCGGGACGGGTATAGATATTTTGAAGATCACAGGAGGCCCCCGCAGATTGACGTTCGCGACGGTCGGTATGTGATATTGGATTAG
- a CDS encoding IS3 family transposase — MEVWYNRQRTHSSLDYMSPVDYETKSLKSA, encoded by the coding sequence ATCGAAGTCTGGTACAATCGGCAGCGAACTCACTCTTCGCTTGATTACATGTCACCAGTCGACTACGAAACGAAATCTCTCAAGTCCGCATAA